Proteins found in one Symmachiella macrocystis genomic segment:
- a CDS encoding DUF2752 domain-containing protein: MAQNGLRMRNRHLMMLTTAAVVVCLAFLLEVRPDQGVQLRMFKSHPLPSSCISRDVFGVDCPGCGLTRSFVYLSHNQWAESLAVHRVGWVLAIAVLLQFPYRIAALAYHKDYPIGKPFTVWFAWGLIAMLIGNWILGFWL, encoded by the coding sequence ATGGCACAGAACGGATTACGGATGCGCAATCGGCATCTCATGATGTTGACGACTGCAGCCGTTGTTGTCTGTTTGGCTTTTTTGCTCGAAGTACGCCCCGACCAAGGCGTTCAACTCCGCATGTTTAAAAGTCATCCGCTTCCCTCAAGTTGCATTTCGAGAGATGTGTTTGGTGTCGATTGTCCAGGTTGCGGCCTCACACGGAGTTTCGTGTATTTGTCGCACAACCAATGGGCGGAATCTTTAGCCGTACATCGTGTTGGGTGGGTGTTGGCCATAGCTGTGCTCCTCCAGTTTCCTTATCGCATCGCCGCACTGGCCTATCATAAAGATTATCCGATTGGCAAACCCTTTACGGTATGGTTTGCCTGGGGACTGATCGCGATGTTGATCGGGAATTGGATACTCGGATTCTGGCTGTGA
- a CDS encoding glycoside hydrolase family 20 zincin-like fold domain-containing protein: protein MYRSLLGGFLFIVLSPAVAIAASTIDLSTATIVTDSPSPVVAKAAVMLQEELAERSGITLPIAKSAPADGVVIRLGTSADVSIVEVPQKPESYTVAVREKEVCLVGHDARGALYAAGRLIRLATYRPGILTLKLDQPIISSPDVPIRAHQLAYRNTANTYDAWTVDMYEQYIRDLILFGCNGVELISNLDANAKDGPVMTETMRSMNVALSELIRSYGIDVWIWSPVMAIEGEDVTTPEGAARAIALRRKFLEDYSAIDHLFIPGGDDGDTPAEHLMPFLEKLSVVLKEIHPNAKIWVSNQTFTLEENDYFFDYLTSNSPDWLAGLIYGPWIKMGWEEMRERTPTRYPIRRYPDINHTVRCQYPIPNWDPAFAHTIGREPVMPMPQKQSHIYRRYLNLSDGFGTYSDGIHDDLNKQVWNVLGWDPQADMDIALEEYGKVWFGVDLAKDVAEGLRGLEANWSGPIAENTAIPRTLALWEKIAKRVPDFDKNWRAQMYLFRARFDANVQAEARAQKGYEAQALAALADASQTGVSQAIESARAALAQADRPAAPALRSGLEELGPLMLESIGYQLSVEPPYLARNSERGAMLDWLDQPLNNRPWLEQRFEAILALPNQAEQLAQIKTILNWEDPGPGGFYDDLGTIGKYSHVISQHSWEEDPSGNHTSRVAFPNYKADAKTIAKQTGQTEKDDLAFKEEVARVAGAHTGRQELRGSWQTQITTLYGTPLKMRYEGLDPKAQYRLKVTYAGRFRPSMTLTLNDEFGIHGPVAQPSPIWPVSYHVPQAATRGGTLDVEWNLVDGRGCMVSEVWLIKSNDAGP, encoded by the coding sequence ATGTATCGCAGCTTACTAGGCGGATTTCTGTTCATTGTCCTCAGTCCTGCTGTCGCGATAGCGGCTTCGACGATCGATTTGTCGACGGCAACAATCGTGACAGATTCTCCGTCGCCCGTGGTGGCGAAGGCGGCAGTCATGCTGCAGGAAGAACTGGCTGAGCGCAGCGGCATCACACTGCCTATTGCCAAATCCGCACCCGCAGATGGGGTGGTCATCCGTCTGGGGACATCGGCAGATGTTTCGATTGTGGAGGTACCACAAAAGCCCGAATCGTATACGGTCGCCGTCCGCGAAAAAGAAGTCTGCCTAGTCGGACATGACGCGCGAGGCGCACTCTACGCTGCGGGGCGACTGATTCGCCTCGCGACGTATCGGCCCGGAATTTTGACCCTGAAGCTCGATCAACCGATCATTTCGTCGCCGGACGTTCCAATTCGCGCGCACCAGTTGGCATACCGCAATACAGCCAATACATACGATGCCTGGACGGTGGACATGTATGAGCAATACATCCGCGATCTGATCTTATTCGGTTGCAATGGCGTGGAACTCATCAGCAATCTTGACGCGAATGCCAAAGATGGTCCGGTCATGACCGAGACGATGCGTTCGATGAACGTGGCGCTCTCGGAGCTAATCCGGTCTTACGGCATTGACGTTTGGATCTGGTCGCCGGTCATGGCAATCGAGGGTGAAGATGTGACAACGCCGGAGGGCGCGGCGCGGGCGATCGCACTGCGTCGCAAATTCCTCGAGGATTATTCGGCGATCGATCACTTGTTTATTCCCGGTGGTGACGACGGCGATACACCGGCCGAGCATTTGATGCCCTTCCTTGAGAAGCTGTCAGTCGTTCTCAAGGAAATTCATCCCAATGCCAAAATCTGGGTATCCAATCAGACCTTCACGCTGGAAGAAAACGACTACTTCTTCGACTACCTTACCTCCAACAGCCCCGACTGGCTCGCCGGACTTATCTACGGACCATGGATCAAGATGGGATGGGAGGAAATGCGTGAACGCACACCAACCCGCTATCCCATCCGGCGATATCCGGACATCAACCATACGGTGCGCTGCCAGTACCCGATCCCCAACTGGGACCCAGCCTTTGCGCACACCATTGGCCGAGAACCCGTGATGCCGATGCCCCAAAAGCAGTCTCACATCTACCGCAGATACTTAAATCTCAGCGACGGTTTCGGCACGTATTCTGATGGAATCCATGATGATCTGAATAAACAGGTCTGGAACGTTCTCGGCTGGGATCCGCAGGCAGACATGGATATCGCCCTTGAGGAGTACGGCAAGGTCTGGTTTGGAGTCGATCTGGCGAAGGACGTTGCAGAGGGGCTGCGCGGGCTGGAGGCCAATTGGAGTGGACCTATTGCGGAGAACACAGCAATTCCCCGCACGCTGGCCTTGTGGGAAAAAATTGCGAAGCGCGTTCCCGATTTTGACAAAAACTGGCGAGCACAGATGTATCTGTTTCGCGCCCGATTCGACGCCAACGTCCAGGCAGAAGCCCGTGCCCAGAAGGGTTATGAAGCCCAGGCACTCGCCGCACTGGCCGATGCCTCACAGACTGGCGTGAGCCAAGCCATCGAAAGTGCCCGTGCGGCGCTGGCTCAAGCTGACCGACCGGCAGCACCTGCGCTGCGGTCCGGCCTTGAGGAATTGGGACCTTTGATGCTGGAGAGCATCGGTTATCAACTGAGCGTCGAGCCACCCTATCTCGCCCGAAATTCAGAACGCGGCGCTATGCTGGACTGGCTGGATCAGCCATTGAACAATCGGCCCTGGCTGGAACAGCGGTTTGAAGCAATTCTGGCACTCCCCAATCAGGCAGAGCAGCTTGCGCAAATCAAAACCATCCTGAATTGGGAGGATCCGGGCCCCGGCGGGTTCTACGATGATCTGGGGACAATCGGAAAGTACTCGCACGTAATTTCGCAACACAGCTGGGAAGAGGACCCCTCGGGCAATCACACCTCTCGCGTGGCCTTCCCGAATTACAAGGCGGACGCCAAGACGATTGCAAAGCAGACCGGACAGACGGAAAAGGACGACTTGGCGTTCAAAGAAGAAGTGGCCCGCGTGGCAGGAGCCCATACGGGACGTCAAGAATTGCGGGGGTCTTGGCAAACACAAATCACCACGCTCTACGGTACGCCGCTCAAGATGAGGTACGAAGGTCTCGATCCGAAAGCCCAGTACCGACTCAAAGTCACATACGCTGGCCGTTTCCGCCCCAGCATGACGCTCACTTTGAACGACGAGTTCGGCATTCATGGTCCTGTCGCTCAACCATCCCCCATCTGGCCAGTCAGCTACCACGTGCCCCAGGCAGCAACCCGAGGCGGTACTCTGGACGTAGAATGGAACCTCGTCGACGGTCGTGGCTG
- a CDS encoding ubiquitin-conjugating enzyme E2, which yields MSNVRLRRLQSDYEKLGSFIKQHPRLTLIQADGDPPERYQLEYRIRSIRQVDDDVEWIKNHTVEILLPRNYPRVPPQCRMLTPIFHPNIAPHAICVGDHWSAGEPLWSIVARIGEIIAYQSYNTKSPLNGEAARWVDENKVQLPLDPVSMLPEEKASRSRKITRSAQSAKGKVKSTHVSEPATLSVPCTNCQARYNVPVDKAGKRFRCKRCQTLIQIPGQPVS from the coding sequence ATGAGCAACGTACGACTGCGCCGATTGCAATCGGACTATGAGAAGTTGGGGAGTTTTATCAAGCAGCATCCGAGGCTGACATTGATTCAAGCCGATGGTGATCCCCCCGAGAGATATCAACTGGAATACCGTATCCGCAGCATTCGACAAGTCGATGATGACGTTGAATGGATAAAAAACCACACTGTAGAAATTTTGTTGCCACGGAACTATCCACGTGTCCCGCCCCAATGTCGGATGCTCACTCCGATATTTCACCCCAACATAGCGCCGCATGCCATCTGCGTAGGAGACCACTGGAGTGCGGGCGAACCATTGTGGTCGATCGTCGCTCGCATCGGCGAGATCATCGCCTATCAAAGCTACAATACAAAAAGCCCCTTAAATGGCGAAGCGGCGCGGTGGGTCGACGAAAACAAAGTGCAACTGCCACTCGACCCGGTCAGTATGCTCCCCGAGGAGAAGGCATCGCGATCCCGGAAGATAACCCGATCCGCTCAATCCGCGAAGGGCAAAGTCAAATCCACACATGTGTCGGAGCCAGCGACGCTTTCCGTCCCGTGCACGAATTGCCAAGCACGCTACAACGTGCCGGTTGATAAGGCCGGCAAACGTTTTCGTTGTAAACGTTGTCAAACTCTGATTCAAATCCCCGGCCAACCGGTTTCTTGA
- a CDS encoding FHA domain-containing protein produces MPAPNQPIRIHQDDLHSPSVEESLQQQAHLGRDVGEMAPQSWLVRTLFSSWFYLSVTSGLGAFVAWMILEPFFDDSMAGQDDVEIVNLLLFPTVAGFIGLFLGAAEGIMCRNASRAVISGAIGLGVGFGGGLIALVAAGCIFTVMTSIALEFWENPQDDEMPTGFALLILMMGRAAAWAVASIPAGLGQGIAIRQKKVVLNGVVGGVLGGLVGGLLFDPISLLFVTDDGEASLSRAIGLTCIGLSVGLFVGLVEGWTKTAWLLMQKGPLAGKQFVMYRDTTVLGSSPKADIYLFKDDVIEPRHALIHNRGGRFELEDCQTPDGTYVNGIPIKRHVLHAGDQIGLGKTVLEFSVKEKV; encoded by the coding sequence ATGCCTGCCCCGAATCAGCCAATCCGCATCCACCAAGATGACCTGCATTCTCCAAGTGTGGAGGAATCTCTACAGCAGCAGGCGCATCTGGGCCGCGACGTTGGCGAGATGGCGCCACAATCGTGGCTGGTTCGAACACTTTTTTCCAGTTGGTTCTATCTGTCAGTGACGAGCGGCTTGGGGGCGTTTGTTGCCTGGATGATTCTGGAGCCTTTCTTTGACGACTCAATGGCAGGTCAAGACGACGTCGAAATTGTCAACTTGCTTCTGTTCCCTACTGTTGCCGGATTCATTGGCCTGTTTTTGGGAGCTGCCGAAGGAATCATGTGCCGCAATGCAAGCCGTGCCGTGATCAGCGGTGCGATTGGGCTGGGAGTTGGCTTTGGGGGTGGTTTGATTGCTTTGGTTGCCGCTGGCTGTATTTTTACAGTGATGACATCCATCGCACTGGAGTTTTGGGAAAATCCACAGGACGATGAAATGCCAACCGGATTTGCTCTGTTAATCCTTATGATGGGTCGGGCAGCAGCCTGGGCCGTTGCAAGTATTCCTGCTGGATTAGGTCAGGGCATCGCGATCCGCCAGAAAAAAGTGGTCCTCAACGGAGTTGTGGGAGGAGTGCTGGGCGGGTTAGTGGGAGGATTGTTATTCGATCCGATTAGTCTGCTATTTGTCACTGATGACGGTGAGGCCAGTTTAAGCCGAGCCATTGGGTTAACATGCATAGGACTCTCGGTCGGCCTATTTGTCGGCTTAGTCGAAGGCTGGACGAAGACAGCCTGGTTGCTGATGCAAAAGGGGCCATTGGCCGGAAAGCAGTTTGTAATGTATCGCGATACCACAGTGCTCGGCAGTTCACCCAAAGCCGACATTTATTTGTTCAAAGACGATGTGATTGAACCGCGACACGCGCTGATTCATAACCGGGGTGGACGTTTTGAACTTGAAGATTGCCAAACCCCTGATGGGACCTACGTCAACGGGATTCCGATCAAACGGCACGTCTTGCACGCGGGCGATCAAATCGGCCTCGGCAAAACCGTATTGGAGTTTTCAGTAAAAGAAAAAGTATAG
- a CDS encoding EsaB/YukD family protein — MNDITIEVWDATGNKKQSVELPEDAEVNRVIVVLVERMNLPVHSPDGQLMSYKFHHKSSGRQLLDDETLHSAGVKDGDILRLQPEITAGSPGPQQNGVAPVPIDNLGGRIGHFN; from the coding sequence ATGAACGATATAACCATCGAAGTATGGGATGCAACTGGCAACAAAAAACAGTCCGTGGAACTGCCGGAAGATGCTGAGGTCAATCGCGTGATTGTCGTTCTCGTCGAACGCATGAATTTACCCGTGCACAGCCCGGATGGACAACTCATGAGCTACAAGTTTCATCACAAAAGCAGCGGCCGACAATTGTTGGATGATGAGACCCTGCATTCGGCCGGTGTGAAAGATGGCGATATCTTACGGCTGCAACCAGAAATCACTGCAGGAAGCCCTGGACCGCAACAAAACGGCGTCGCGCCAGTTCCAATTGACAACTTGGGGGGACGCATTGGCCATTTCAATTAA
- a CDS encoding RING finger protein, whose amino-acid sequence MSNIIQCECGASIRLPSNTEKRALRCPKCKQGIALTVHATALKTVPVDAGETVATCSICQSSAHASEQLVSCPQCDQIHHQECWAEVGGCGTYGCSEAPAHEKDVSSSQTQRSGWGDEKTCPACSESIKSIALRCRYCGTDFNTVDPLTVKDLRRQVKHESAVGDLRNWTIAIFVMSLIGCFAPIMIFVAFGVLLNKRKELKAAGPIYLVLCYSAAILSAIYSFLMLAFAIISGLN is encoded by the coding sequence ATGTCAAACATCATTCAATGTGAGTGTGGGGCGAGTATACGATTGCCCTCTAATACAGAGAAACGCGCTCTGCGCTGCCCCAAATGCAAACAGGGCATTGCGCTGACCGTCCACGCGACAGCGCTGAAGACAGTACCAGTGGATGCAGGTGAAACAGTCGCAACCTGTTCGATATGTCAATCGTCAGCGCATGCGTCTGAACAGTTGGTCAGCTGCCCGCAATGCGATCAGATTCATCACCAGGAATGTTGGGCGGAAGTGGGGGGATGCGGGACTTATGGTTGTAGTGAAGCCCCCGCACATGAGAAAGATGTGAGTTCTTCTCAGACGCAGCGTTCTGGGTGGGGGGATGAGAAAACGTGTCCTGCTTGCTCTGAATCGATCAAGTCGATTGCATTACGATGCCGTTATTGCGGCACCGACTTCAATACCGTTGACCCTTTGACTGTGAAAGATTTGCGGCGGCAGGTGAAGCATGAGTCGGCGGTCGGAGATTTGCGAAATTGGACCATTGCCATTTTTGTCATGAGCTTGATCGGGTGTTTTGCCCCCATCATGATATTCGTGGCCTTCGGTGTATTACTGAACAAACGCAAGGAATTAAAAGCAGCCGGCCCGATTTACTTGGTATTGTGTTATTCCGCGGCGATTCTGTCTGCGATATACTCATTTTTGATGCTTGCGTTTGCGATAATAAGCGGACTGAATTAA
- a CDS encoding Mov34/MPN/PAD-1 family protein, with translation MTDSSMSLPDVRQIVLEELPQADFPVNLSEDFRVHFTEKCHVSILAHAEEDTSVEICGVLVGGVQHDAHGPFALISEHIRADAATSKFAEVTFTHEAWSKINAEMDSRYSDLSIVGWYHTHPDFGIFLSDRDEFIHQNFFSGASQIAHVVDPIRKTEGVFVWREGKPHLCSHFWVGDEIRAETQRETAAGQSPPQPGAPEAVVARVENAAPGPLYFWMCMALVFLLGYMLSGILSNRRSNWEQRMIFRGVVQEYGIIKNLRPGLKRHLDAVDSGLGLATLEIEKLSKEHALLAGDEKNKIRKQWRTVLNTVAKSQKQLDVIEATYCLTNEESEIVEGLLKQILTDAAPQPASPKSPSEQKTSESSSSDKPPAE, from the coding sequence ATGACAGATTCGAGTATGAGTTTGCCCGACGTCCGGCAAATTGTGTTGGAAGAATTGCCTCAAGCGGATTTTCCCGTCAACCTATCTGAGGATTTTCGCGTCCACTTCACTGAGAAATGCCATGTGTCTATTCTGGCTCATGCTGAAGAGGATACGTCCGTCGAAATCTGTGGTGTACTGGTGGGAGGAGTACAGCACGATGCACACGGCCCCTTCGCATTGATCTCTGAACACATTCGTGCCGACGCCGCTACGAGTAAGTTCGCTGAAGTGACGTTTACCCACGAAGCCTGGTCAAAAATCAATGCGGAGATGGATTCACGGTATAGTGATTTGAGCATCGTCGGCTGGTACCACACACACCCAGACTTTGGAATATTTCTGTCGGACCGAGATGAATTCATTCACCAGAATTTCTTTTCCGGTGCCAGTCAAATCGCTCACGTGGTCGATCCGATTCGTAAGACCGAGGGCGTCTTTGTCTGGCGCGAGGGCAAGCCACATCTCTGTTCCCATTTTTGGGTCGGCGACGAAATCCGCGCGGAAACCCAGCGCGAAACAGCGGCCGGCCAATCGCCGCCACAGCCCGGTGCTCCCGAGGCGGTCGTTGCGCGGGTTGAAAACGCCGCACCGGGGCCGTTGTACTTTTGGATGTGTATGGCGCTGGTGTTTCTTCTGGGCTATATGCTATCAGGCATACTTTCGAATCGGCGATCCAATTGGGAGCAACGGATGATCTTCCGTGGCGTCGTTCAGGAATATGGAATTATCAAGAATCTGCGACCAGGACTGAAACGGCACCTGGACGCCGTCGACTCGGGCTTGGGGTTGGCGACTTTGGAGATTGAAAAACTATCCAAGGAGCATGCATTACTGGCAGGTGATGAAAAGAACAAGATTCGCAAGCAATGGCGCACGGTGCTCAATACGGTCGCAAAAAGTCAAAAACAACTGGACGTGATTGAAGCGACATATTGTCTCACAAACGAAGAATCTGAAATCGTTGAAGGCCTGCTCAAACAAATTCTCACCGACGCCGCTCCCCAGCCCGCCTCGCCCAAGTCGCCAAGCGAGCAGAAAACGAGCGAATCCTCGTCATCCGATAAACCACCAGCGGAGTGA
- a CDS encoding trypsin-like peptidase domain-containing protein — translation MNKARPTLDQPHNKSLLAGSREAGVLCPHCRGEIELGEMVSICQACGQVQHEKCFQNWDTCGSYHCAPQRRVELAAQPSDIKITSGDLKRVHPAKSVFHPRRPHANSASAAGVSSDRPGMNRLAVIALVIALLGIPLFGLITGLMAIALGCIALATHKPNARGAGFAVSGILLGVVDMAGWVVFLALFLNGRAENHQVIEFEPDAAEIEAAAPHIRRAIKANVLIESHNGIPGFSGGSIGSGVILRIQDGEALIVTNRHVIDDEYTGDEFHDTKLPTDIGELRIKLIGQLSQPGKLVWMAPDGIDLALLTVPVLSPDVLPAVWDAAVPQLAVGDEVFAIGNPHGLGWTHTSGGISQFRSLASGNRKIRVIQISTAINSGNSGGGLYDQAGKLIGINTWSDDKRFSEGLSFTIAFESLLELAPHPLEGFIPPQIEASDAL, via the coding sequence TTGAATAAAGCCCGTCCAACATTGGATCAACCCCATAATAAATCACTGCTGGCTGGAAGCCGTGAGGCGGGAGTGCTTTGCCCCCACTGCCGAGGAGAGATCGAACTGGGCGAGATGGTCTCCATCTGCCAGGCATGTGGTCAAGTCCAGCATGAGAAATGTTTTCAGAATTGGGACACGTGCGGATCGTATCATTGTGCGCCGCAGCGACGTGTGGAATTGGCGGCGCAGCCATCTGACATCAAAATTACTTCCGGCGATCTAAAACGCGTGCATCCAGCGAAATCCGTATTTCATCCTCGCCGCCCACATGCCAATTCTGCTTCCGCAGCGGGAGTTTCGTCCGACCGGCCAGGGATGAATCGCTTGGCAGTCATTGCACTGGTGATAGCCCTGCTGGGAATTCCGTTATTCGGCCTTATCACCGGGTTAATGGCAATTGCGCTGGGGTGCATTGCTCTGGCGACACACAAACCCAATGCCCGCGGCGCCGGATTCGCTGTCTCTGGAATTCTGCTGGGCGTGGTTGATATGGCGGGTTGGGTCGTGTTTCTTGCCTTGTTCTTGAACGGCCGCGCCGAGAATCATCAAGTGATCGAATTCGAACCGGACGCGGCTGAAATCGAGGCTGCCGCCCCACATATTCGCCGTGCGATCAAAGCAAACGTGTTGATTGAATCGCACAACGGCATACCAGGATTTTCTGGAGGCTCGATCGGATCGGGAGTGATCCTCCGAATCCAAGACGGAGAAGCGTTGATCGTAACCAACCGGCATGTCATCGACGACGAGTATACAGGGGACGAGTTTCACGACACGAAACTGCCGACAGATATCGGCGAATTACGAATCAAGCTGATTGGGCAACTCTCGCAACCGGGAAAACTAGTCTGGATGGCTCCCGACGGGATCGACTTGGCGTTGTTAACCGTGCCTGTCTTGTCACCGGATGTGTTGCCTGCGGTTTGGGATGCTGCGGTTCCCCAACTGGCCGTGGGGGATGAAGTATTTGCGATTGGGAATCCTCACGGTTTGGGCTGGACACATACGAGCGGTGGGATTTCACAGTTTCGGTCCCTGGCCAGCGGCAATCGTAAAATTCGCGTGATTCAAATCAGCACCGCGATCAATTCCGGTAACAGCGGAGGAGGTCTTTACGATCAAGCTGGGAAATTGATTGGCATCAATACCTGGAGCGATGACAAGCGATTTAGCGAGGGGCTTAGTTTTACCATCGCGTTTGAATCTCTGTTAGAATTGGCACCACATCCATTGGAGGGTTTTATCCCCCCTCAAATTGAGGCCTCAGACGCACTATGA
- a CDS encoding recombinase family protein, producing MPTEYADGGFSGGDMDRPGLKRLMADIEADRIECVVVYKVDRLSRSLLDFASMMQVFEQHGISFVSVTQQFNTTHSMGRLTLNILLSFAQFEREMISERTRDKMATARRKGKYAGGPPILGYDIINTKLVINEIEALQIRQIFELYLEHEGLLPTIAKIDQRGWKTKRWTTKKGKTRGGRRFDKTSLHKQLTNVAFIGQVRHKEAVYEGEHEAIVDQEIFRRVQELLRKNHRNGGRDVRNRFGALLKGLLHCAPCGCRMTPSHVVKNKTKRYRYYVCTNAQKRGYGECPPKSVPAGEIERFVVDQIRAIGRDPGLVAAT from the coding sequence TTGCCCACCGAATATGCCGATGGTGGCTTTTCGGGAGGAGACATGGACCGTCCGGGATTAAAACGACTAATGGCCGACATCGAAGCGGACCGCATTGAATGCGTTGTGGTCTACAAGGTCGACCGCCTTAGCCGCAGCCTGCTTGATTTTGCCAGCATGATGCAGGTCTTTGAACAACACGGCATCTCGTTCGTCTCGGTCACGCAGCAATTCAATACCACCCATTCCATGGGACGGCTCACGCTGAACATTTTGCTGTCGTTCGCCCAGTTCGAACGGGAAATGATCTCCGAGCGGACGCGAGACAAGATGGCGACTGCCCGCCGCAAGGGAAAATACGCTGGCGGCCCGCCGATCCTGGGATATGACATCATCAACACGAAACTGGTCATCAACGAAATCGAGGCACTGCAGATCCGACAGATATTCGAGCTTTATCTGGAGCACGAAGGGCTGCTGCCAACTATCGCGAAAATCGATCAGCGGGGTTGGAAGACGAAGCGCTGGACCACCAAGAAAGGCAAAACCCGTGGTGGCCGCCGATTCGACAAGACGAGTCTGCACAAACAACTGACCAACGTGGCCTTCATCGGCCAAGTGCGGCACAAAGAGGCCGTCTACGAGGGGGAACACGAGGCGATCGTCGATCAGGAGATATTTCGCCGGGTACAGGAATTGCTGCGAAAAAACCACCGCAACGGCGGTCGCGACGTGCGAAACCGGTTCGGCGCGCTGCTCAAGGGACTGCTCCACTGCGCACCGTGTGGTTGCCGGATGACGCCTTCGCACGTGGTCAAGAACAAGACAAAGCGGTACCGGTATTACGTCTGCACCAATGCGCAGAAACGGGGATACGGCGAGTGCCCTCCAAAATCAGTACCGGCCGGCGAAATCGAACGGTTTGTGGTGGACCAGATCCGAGCGATCGGCCGCGATCCCGGCCTCGTCGCCGCCACGTAG
- a CDS encoding HesA/MoeB/ThiF family protein gives MAISIKWSEKEGDQRFDRFKLISWWDQQRLAEANVLVIGAGALGNEILKNLALLGIGQVFVADLDSIENSNLSRCVLFRAEDEGRRKCDVAAGRASEIYPDMKIQPFFGNVVYDLGLGVFRWADVILCGLDNREARVAINRAAARAGKVWIDGAIERLDGVARVFDPACGPCYECTMSEVDWKMLEARRSCALLSRDEMNQGKVPTTPTTASIIAGIQCQEAVKLLHGLDVLSGQGFVFDGSNHQSYVVDYTQRSECPSHDPYQPIVRESWSVSDITASDMLQRVRRDLGPTAVVEFNNDLLESLRCPECENEEMMFSSLGCVNERKGRCTSCGADRIPQTFHTLNGQEKFLDRTLKDLGVPEWDIIGGRSGLEQKYYEFGGDQDSVLGPLGGTDHSR, from the coding sequence TTGGCCATTTCAATTAAGTGGAGTGAAAAAGAAGGCGATCAGCGTTTCGACCGGTTCAAATTAATCTCCTGGTGGGACCAACAACGATTGGCCGAGGCGAACGTGTTGGTAATCGGTGCCGGGGCGCTTGGCAACGAAATTCTTAAAAATCTGGCGCTGCTCGGAATCGGTCAAGTGTTTGTCGCCGATTTGGATTCGATTGAGAATTCCAATTTATCTCGATGCGTTCTGTTTCGTGCTGAGGATGAAGGACGTCGAAAATGCGACGTGGCGGCCGGACGGGCGTCTGAAATTTATCCGGATATGAAGATTCAGCCGTTTTTCGGCAATGTGGTTTACGATTTGGGGTTAGGTGTCTTTCGCTGGGCTGACGTGATTTTGTGCGGTTTAGATAATCGCGAAGCCCGTGTGGCCATTAACCGTGCCGCTGCCCGTGCAGGCAAGGTCTGGATTGACGGCGCGATTGAACGATTGGACGGTGTGGCGCGCGTGTTCGATCCGGCATGTGGTCCGTGCTATGAGTGCACAATGAGCGAAGTCGACTGGAAAATGTTAGAAGCACGGAGGAGTTGTGCGCTACTCTCGCGAGATGAAATGAATCAAGGAAAGGTCCCAACGACGCCGACAACCGCTTCGATTATCGCAGGAATTCAATGCCAAGAAGCGGTCAAGCTACTGCACGGTCTCGATGTGCTTTCCGGGCAGGGATTCGTTTTCGACGGTTCGAACCATCAGAGTTATGTCGTCGACTACACGCAGCGGAGCGAATGCCCATCGCATGATCCCTATCAGCCCATTGTCCGGGAGTCATGGAGCGTCTCCGACATCACTGCAAGTGACATGTTGCAACGCGTTCGCAGAGATCTAGGGCCGACGGCTGTGGTCGAATTCAACAACGACCTATTAGAATCGTTACGTTGTCCAGAGTGTGAGAACGAAGAAATGATGTTTTCCTCGTTGGGGTGCGTCAATGAACGAAAAGGCCGCTGTACGTCATGTGGGGCAGACCGGATCCCGCAAACATTCCATACCCTCAACGGCCAAGAAAAGTTTTTGGATCGGACACTCAAAGATTTGGGTGTCCCGGAATGGGATATTATCGGAGGCCGTTCTGGCCTAGAACAAAAGTATTATGAGTTTGGCGGCGACCAGGATTCCGTATTGGGGCCTCTAGGTGGGACTGATCATTCCCGATGA